One Dehalobacter sp. DNA segment encodes these proteins:
- a CDS encoding Asp23/Gls24 family envelope stress response protein has product MDNNKIDHSIGSVKIADEVVEVIAGMAASEVEGVAELSGGFAQDIANILGRGKNSSKGSRGIKVEIDEKEASVDLFIAVQYGVSIPDVAQKVQIVVKEAIEGMTGLTVMVINVHIQGIAFKNTAEIKDVKDSKDKTNKEKDLKEK; this is encoded by the coding sequence ATGGATAATAACAAAATAGATCATTCAATCGGTTCAGTCAAAATTGCTGATGAGGTCGTTGAAGTGATTGCCGGAATGGCAGCTTCAGAAGTTGAGGGAGTCGCTGAGTTAAGCGGAGGTTTCGCCCAGGATATCGCCAATATTTTAGGCCGGGGCAAAAATTCATCCAAAGGTTCCAGGGGCATCAAAGTTGAAATTGACGAAAAAGAAGCTTCCGTGGATTTGTTTATTGCCGTCCAGTACGGGGTGTCAATTCCTGATGTAGCCCAGAAGGTACAGATCGTTGTGAAAGAAGCGATTGAAGGGATGACTGGATTAACCGTCATGGTCATCAACGTTCATATTCAAGGCATCGCGTTCAAAAACACGGCTGAGATCAAGGACGTCAAAGACAGCAAAGATAAAACGAATAAAGAAAAAGATTTGAAAGAAAAATAG